A single window of Streptomyces cathayae DNA harbors:
- a CDS encoding DEAD/DEAH box helicase: MPRLAFDIGFFAELPKLQPPVRKGVLDAWEKFDRLTLDQLFKDQGLKLESLTKAKDKQIRTIRIDQFWRGVVLAPPSGDTFVLLRVMQHDKAIAWAMKQKSSINEVTRAVEIRDAATLDEITPAYERVAEASPKARLFEKFSDGDLSALGIDAETLRQARSLVDQEQLDVFAPLLPQDQREVLQYLAAGCTVEEVWQDIVAPALQASTQPVDTRDYETAIQHTRARIALVTAPEELRDILEKPFAAWRVFLHPSQRKVAYRASYSGPAQVTGGPGTGKTVVALHRVKHLLGHLRDGDLILLTTYTNALANALRSGLESLVDDPELRERVDISTVDGFAGRVVAEAPDAVPLRPLMSNEEVSRWGKAAKATGFTGSAQFLAQEYRHVVLAQGVGTLAEYEAADRRGRGSRLTAAERPLVWETVERFTAGLAADGCRTWLQTCAEAARLLEAKGPQYRHVVVDEAQDLHPAQWRLLRAAVPARPDDLFVAGDPHQRIYDSRVSLKSLGIKVTGRSVKLRKNYRSTQEILRWSTSLLIGRPIAQLEDEGRNDTLLGYRSALHGDGPAVHASTTEEAELDALVAQVRAWLDAGVGAGEIGVSARFNKTCAKAVAHLKDAGISAVTLRNASGDSAGGEETAVRIGTMHSFKGLEFRCVAVIGVNDEALPFAKAVTPPELDPKQHETDLMSERCLLFVACTRARDSLYVSWSGDPSSFLAEAGVSKQRAA, encoded by the coding sequence TTCGACCGGCTCACCCTCGACCAGCTGTTCAAGGACCAGGGGTTGAAACTGGAGAGCCTGACGAAGGCGAAGGACAAGCAGATCCGGACGATCCGTATCGACCAGTTCTGGCGCGGGGTGGTGCTCGCGCCGCCGTCCGGGGACACCTTCGTCCTGCTGCGGGTCATGCAGCACGACAAGGCCATCGCCTGGGCCATGAAGCAGAAGTCCAGCATCAACGAGGTGACGCGGGCCGTCGAGATCCGGGACGCGGCCACCCTGGACGAGATCACGCCCGCGTACGAGCGGGTGGCCGAGGCCTCGCCGAAGGCGCGGCTGTTCGAGAAGTTCTCCGACGGGGACCTGAGCGCGCTCGGCATCGACGCCGAGACGCTGCGGCAGGCCCGGTCGCTGGTCGACCAGGAGCAGTTGGACGTGTTCGCGCCGCTGCTGCCGCAGGACCAGCGGGAGGTGCTTCAGTACCTCGCCGCGGGCTGCACGGTGGAGGAGGTCTGGCAGGACATCGTGGCACCCGCCCTGCAGGCGTCCACGCAGCCGGTGGACACCCGGGACTACGAGACGGCGATCCAGCACACCCGGGCCCGTATCGCGCTGGTGACGGCGCCCGAGGAGCTGCGGGACATCCTCGAGAAGCCCTTCGCGGCTTGGCGGGTGTTCCTGCACCCCTCGCAGCGGAAGGTGGCCTACCGGGCGTCGTACTCGGGGCCCGCGCAGGTCACCGGCGGGCCGGGCACCGGCAAGACCGTGGTCGCGCTGCACCGGGTCAAGCACCTGCTCGGGCACCTGCGCGACGGCGACCTCATCCTGCTCACGACGTACACCAACGCCCTTGCCAACGCCCTCCGTTCGGGCCTGGAATCCCTGGTGGACGACCCGGAGCTGCGCGAGCGCGTGGACATCTCGACGGTGGACGGCTTCGCCGGCCGTGTCGTCGCGGAGGCGCCGGACGCGGTGCCCCTGCGACCGCTGATGAGCAACGAGGAGGTGAGCCGCTGGGGCAAGGCCGCCAAGGCGACGGGCTTCACCGGCAGCGCGCAGTTCCTCGCGCAGGAGTACCGGCACGTCGTCCTGGCCCAGGGCGTCGGCACCCTGGCCGAGTACGAGGCGGCGGACCGGCGGGGACGCGGCAGCCGGCTGACGGCGGCCGAACGGCCGCTGGTGTGGGAGACGGTGGAACGGTTCACGGCCGGCCTCGCCGCGGACGGCTGCCGCACCTGGCTGCAGACGTGCGCGGAGGCGGCGCGGCTGCTGGAGGCGAAGGGACCGCAGTACCGGCACGTGGTGGTCGACGAGGCGCAGGACCTGCACCCGGCGCAGTGGCGCCTGCTGCGCGCGGCCGTCCCCGCCCGCCCCGACGACCTGTTCGTCGCGGGCGACCCGCACCAGCGCATCTACGACTCGAGGGTGTCGCTGAAGTCGCTCGGCATCAAGGTGACCGGGCGGTCGGTGAAGCTGCGCAAGAACTACCGCAGTACGCAGGAGATCCTGCGCTGGTCCACTTCCCTGCTCATCGGCCGGCCGATCGCCCAACTGGAGGACGAGGGCCGCAACGACACCCTGCTCGGGTACCGCTCCGCCCTGCACGGCGACGGACCCGCCGTGCACGCCTCGACGACCGAGGAGGCCGAACTGGACGCGCTCGTCGCCCAGGTGCGGGCGTGGCTGGACGCGGGTGTCGGCGCCGGGGAGATCGGGGTGAGCGCACGGTTCAACAAGACGTGCGCGAAGGCGGTGGCGCACCTGAAGGACGCGGGCATCTCCGCGGTGACCCTGCGCAACGCCTCCGGCGACTCCGCGGGCGGCGAGGAGACGGCCGTACGGATCGGGACCATGCACTCGTTCAAGGGGCTGGAGTTCCGCTGTGTCGCGGTCATCGGCGTCAATGACGAGGCGCTGCCGTTCGCGAAGGCGGTCACCCCGCCGGAGCTGGACCCCAAGCAGCACGAGACGGACCTGATGTCCGAACGCTGCCTGCTGTTCGTGGCCTGCACGAGGGCCCGCGACAGCCTGTACGTGTCCTGGTCGGGCGACCCGAGTTCCTTCTTGGCGGAGGCGGGTGTATCGAAGCAACGAGCTGCCTGA
- a CDS encoding SDR family NAD(P)-dependent oxidoreductase, whose amino-acid sequence MGQLEGKTSVVTGGSTGIGLATAVRLADEGAYVFVTGRRESELEAAVKTIGADRATAVVGDISKPEDLDRLYEAVRARGKGLDVLVANAAVAAFVTLEQTTEEHFDQTFGVNVRGTLFTVQKALPLLNDGASIVLVGSTAGDRGVEAFGAYAASKAAVRSLARTWSNELKGRGIRVNVVSPAWIETPGGTAAFGDEETARAVKENVAATVAKGRMGQPEEAAAVVAFLASEQSSYVVGANIYVDGGANQI is encoded by the coding sequence ATGGGACAGCTGGAAGGCAAGACGTCGGTGGTCACCGGGGGCAGCACCGGTATCGGTCTGGCCACCGCCGTACGGCTGGCGGACGAGGGCGCGTACGTGTTCGTCACCGGCCGACGCGAGTCCGAGCTGGAGGCTGCCGTCAAGACCATCGGAGCAGACCGGGCCACCGCGGTCGTCGGCGACATCTCGAAGCCGGAGGACCTGGACCGGCTCTACGAGGCGGTCCGGGCACGAGGCAAGGGGTTGGACGTGCTCGTGGCGAACGCGGCGGTCGCGGCGTTCGTGACGCTGGAACAGACCACCGAGGAGCACTTCGACCAGACCTTCGGGGTCAACGTCCGAGGCACGCTGTTCACCGTGCAGAAGGCGTTGCCGCTGCTCAACGACGGAGCCTCGATCGTCCTGGTCGGTTCGACGGCCGGCGACCGTGGAGTAGAGGCGTTCGGCGCGTACGCGGCGTCGAAGGCGGCCGTCCGGTCCTTGGCGCGGACGTGGTCCAACGAGCTCAAGGGCCGTGGCATCCGGGTCAACGTGGTCTCGCCGGCGTGGATCGAGACTCCCGGGGGCACCGCCGCTTTCGGCGACGAGGAGACCGCCCGGGCCGTCAAGGAGAATGTCGCCGCGACCGTGGCCAAGGGCCGCATGGGTCAGCCTGAGGAGGCCGCCGCAGTCGTGGCCTTCCTGGCCTCGGAACAGAGCAGCTACGTCGTCGGTGCGAACATCTACGTCGACGGTGGCGCGAACCAGATCTGA
- a CDS encoding AraC family transcriptional regulator — MSSVLGFRDPVADAIGLLRPRTVIGPNLRAAGEWALRFDTFLHVRIGGLVRGTCWLILEGHEPVLLQEGDTFMLGNPPPYVLASTLDASPRPAEPVWAGAEDGFVRIGPESEEDLYLCVGHIAFDDRNAALLTDLLPPLVIVRVADPHGRRLAQLIDLLATEVGVVAAGGPLVQNHLAQILLVHMLRAHAGQTDRPTGWLGALNEDGIGAALRAVHADVAHSWSLKELAEISHMSRSAFAHAFKSHVGIPPSEYLIQWRMSLARDALARDTLSISELARATGYLSESAFSTAFRRVVGSSPAQFRNQARQPPRSAANGS; from the coding sequence GTGTCGTCGGTGCTCGGATTTCGGGATCCAGTGGCTGACGCGATCGGCCTGCTCCGGCCCCGCACGGTGATCGGGCCCAATCTCCGGGCCGCGGGAGAGTGGGCTCTGCGCTTCGACACGTTCTTGCACGTGCGGATCGGCGGCCTCGTGCGCGGCACGTGCTGGTTGATCCTCGAAGGGCACGAGCCGGTGCTCCTGCAGGAGGGCGACACCTTCATGCTGGGCAACCCGCCGCCTTACGTGCTGGCCAGCACGCTCGACGCGAGCCCGCGCCCTGCGGAGCCGGTGTGGGCGGGTGCCGAAGACGGGTTCGTGCGGATCGGCCCGGAGTCCGAGGAGGACCTCTACCTCTGCGTCGGGCACATCGCGTTCGACGACAGGAACGCGGCCCTCCTGACCGATCTTCTGCCGCCGCTCGTGATCGTCCGCGTGGCCGATCCTCATGGCAGGCGGCTCGCGCAGCTGATCGATCTCCTGGCCACCGAGGTCGGGGTCGTCGCCGCCGGCGGCCCGCTGGTGCAGAACCACCTCGCACAGATCCTGCTCGTGCACATGCTGCGTGCTCACGCCGGTCAGACAGACCGGCCCACCGGCTGGCTGGGCGCCCTGAACGAGGACGGCATCGGTGCCGCCCTGCGTGCCGTGCACGCGGACGTGGCCCACTCCTGGAGCCTCAAGGAGCTCGCCGAGATCAGCCACATGTCGCGTTCCGCGTTCGCCCATGCCTTCAAGAGCCACGTCGGGATCCCGCCGTCGGAGTACCTGATCCAATGGCGCATGAGCCTCGCGCGCGATGCCCTCGCCCGCGACACTCTGTCGATCTCCGAGCTCGCACGGGCCACGGGCTACCTGTCCGAGAGCGCGTTCAGCACCGCGTTCCGCCGCGTGGTCGGCTCATCGCCCGCACAGTTCCGGAACCAGGCACGGCAGCCACCGCGCTCGGCCGCGAACGGAAGCTGA
- a CDS encoding VOC family protein has translation MSDEPAVRELRLVVTAADYDAALHFYRDVLGLTERGAFSSPDGRVTILDAGRATLELTDPNHAAFIDEVEVGRRVAGHIRVAFQVDDSVATTSKLAAAGAQVVAEPTRTPWNSLNSRLEAPGALQLTLFTELDE, from the coding sequence ATGTCCGACGAACCTGCCGTCCGCGAACTCCGCTTGGTGGTCACGGCTGCCGACTACGATGCGGCGCTTCACTTCTACCGCGATGTCCTCGGCCTGACCGAGCGCGGCGCGTTCTCCTCCCCCGACGGGCGGGTCACCATTCTCGACGCCGGCCGGGCCACCTTGGAGCTGACTGACCCGAACCACGCTGCCTTCATCGACGAAGTCGAGGTCGGGCGACGAGTAGCCGGCCACATTCGGGTCGCCTTCCAGGTCGACGACTCCGTCGCCACCACGTCGAAGCTGGCCGCCGCCGGAGCCCAGGTGGTCGCCGAGCCGACGCGCACCCCGTGGAACTCACTGAACTCCCGGCTCGAGGCACCGGGCGCTCTCCAGTTGACTCTCTTCACCGAGCTCGACGAGTAG
- a CDS encoding MSMEG_1061 family FMN-dependent PPOX-type flavoprotein has product MTTPLATSAFDSLRLDAVPDREALRRAYGLPSDTAVRKQMTELTEQTRRLIGCSSLVLVASADAEGNCDVSPRGGPAGFVAVLDARTVAIPDATGNKRLDTLQNVIATGRAGLLFVIPGRTTTLRVNGRACVSTRPELLSQLTAVGKPPASALVLGIEEVYPHCPKSLLRSGAWKPEQWLPADAQPTSAEVTLAQLRVPELTIADIEQAEADSLKYRYE; this is encoded by the coding sequence ATGACGACACCCCTTGCCACCAGTGCCTTCGACTCGCTCCGCCTCGACGCCGTGCCGGACCGGGAGGCGCTGCGCCGGGCCTACGGACTCCCCAGCGACACGGCCGTGCGCAAGCAGATGACCGAACTCACCGAACAGACCCGGCGGTTGATCGGATGCTCATCGCTGGTCCTGGTCGCCAGCGCGGACGCCGAGGGCAACTGTGACGTCTCCCCGCGCGGCGGCCCCGCCGGGTTCGTCGCGGTCCTGGACGCACGGACGGTGGCGATACCGGACGCGACCGGCAACAAGCGCCTGGACACCCTGCAGAACGTCATCGCCACCGGGCGGGCCGGGCTGCTGTTCGTCATCCCGGGGCGCACCACGACGCTCAGGGTGAACGGCCGGGCCTGCGTCTCCACCCGCCCGGAGCTGCTGTCGCAGCTGACCGCCGTGGGCAAGCCGCCGGCCAGTGCGCTGGTGCTGGGGATCGAGGAGGTCTACCCGCACTGTCCCAAGTCGCTCCTGCGCAGCGGGGCCTGGAAGCCGGAGCAGTGGCTGCCGGCGGACGCCCAGCCGACCTCGGCCGAGGTGACGCTGGCCCAGCTGCGGGTGCCGGAGCTGACGATCGCCGACATCGAGCAGGCGGAGGCGGATTCGCTGAAGTACCGGTACGAGTAA
- a CDS encoding GNAT family N-acetyltransferase, which yields MGPEHAEQVLAIYQSGIDEGNATFETTAPTWEAFDTAKLPRHRLVALDEGGRVLGWAAVVPVSDRCAYAGVVEHSVYAHPDARGRGVGLALLDALLSSTDAAGIWTVQSGIFPENTASLALHRRAGFRVIGTRERIGRHHGTWRDVVLVERRSPTVN from the coding sequence ATGGGGCCGGAACACGCCGAACAGGTCCTGGCGATCTACCAGTCGGGCATCGACGAGGGTAACGCCACCTTCGAGACCACCGCCCCGACCTGGGAGGCGTTCGACACCGCCAAGCTGCCCCGACACCGCCTGGTCGCCCTGGACGAGGGCGGCCGGGTGCTGGGCTGGGCCGCCGTGGTGCCGGTCTCCGACCGGTGCGCGTACGCCGGCGTCGTCGAGCACTCCGTCTACGCCCACCCCGACGCCCGTGGCCGCGGGGTCGGCCTGGCGCTCCTCGACGCGCTGCTGTCCTCCACCGACGCCGCGGGCATCTGGACGGTGCAGTCCGGCATCTTCCCGGAGAACACCGCCAGCCTGGCCCTGCACCGGCGGGCCGGGTTCCGCGTCATCGGCACCCGCGAGCGCATCGGCCGCCACCACGGCACGTGGCGCGACGTCGTCCTCGTCGAGCGCCGCAGCCCCACCGTGAACTGA
- a CDS encoding arsenate reductase ArsC yields the protein MSTPAVPAAPSVLFVCVHNAGRSQMAAAFLTHLGGDRVQVRSAGSAPADAVNPAVVEAMNEAGIDISAETPKVLTVAAVRSSDVVITMGCGDACPYFPGKRYLDWQLDDPAGQGVAAIRPIRDEIERRIRGLLAELGIESVA from the coding sequence ATGAGCACCCCCGCCGTCCCCGCCGCCCCCTCCGTGCTGTTCGTCTGCGTGCACAACGCCGGCCGCTCCCAGATGGCCGCCGCCTTCCTCACCCACCTCGGCGGTGACCGGGTCCAGGTCCGCTCGGCCGGATCCGCCCCCGCCGACGCCGTCAACCCCGCCGTGGTGGAGGCCATGAACGAGGCCGGCATCGACATCTCGGCCGAGACTCCCAAGGTCCTCACCGTGGCGGCGGTGCGGTCCTCGGACGTGGTGATCACCATGGGCTGCGGCGACGCCTGCCCGTACTTCCCCGGCAAGCGGTACCTGGACTGGCAGCTCGACGACCCGGCCGGCCAGGGCGTCGCGGCGATCCGGCCGATCCGTGACGAGATCGAGCGGCGCATCCGCGGCCTGCTCGCCGAACTGGGCATCGAGTCGGTGGCGTGA
- a CDS encoding aquaporin family protein, with the protein MTGPAPLARRAVVEGLGTAGLVAVVVGSGIQATELTRDVGVQLLANSLATVLGLGVLIALLGPVSGAHFNPAVTLAAWFTGRRTGRRSGDATGLRDLAVYVPAQIAGAIVGAVLADAVFGQPLAHFSTRDRFAGHLWLGEVVATAGLVWIVFGLARAGRAHLAPVAVASYIGAAYWFTSSTSFANPAVTIGRAFTDTFAGIAPTSVAPFLAAQLAGTAVGLGLVTACFGRPAPGSEDEAVVPHAGQQPAAPTRSAEESALTR; encoded by the coding sequence GTGACCGGCCCGGCACCGCTGGCGAGGCGGGCGGTCGTCGAGGGGCTCGGCACGGCCGGGCTGGTCGCGGTGGTGGTCGGCTCCGGCATCCAGGCCACCGAACTGACCCGCGACGTCGGGGTGCAGCTGCTGGCCAACTCCCTGGCCACCGTCCTCGGCCTCGGGGTGCTGATCGCCCTGCTCGGCCCGGTGTCCGGGGCGCACTTCAACCCGGCGGTCACCCTCGCCGCCTGGTTCACCGGCCGCCGCACCGGGCGCCGCAGCGGCGACGCCACCGGTCTGCGCGACCTCGCGGTGTACGTGCCCGCCCAGATCGCCGGTGCGATCGTCGGCGCGGTGCTGGCCGACGCCGTGTTCGGACAGCCGCTGGCGCACTTCTCCACCCGCGACCGGTTCGCCGGTCACCTGTGGCTGGGCGAGGTCGTGGCCACCGCCGGGCTGGTCTGGATCGTCTTCGGTCTGGCCCGCGCGGGCCGCGCGCACCTCGCACCGGTCGCGGTCGCCTCCTACATCGGGGCGGCGTACTGGTTCACCTCCTCCACCAGCTTCGCCAACCCGGCGGTGACCATCGGCCGCGCGTTCACCGACACCTTCGCCGGCATCGCCCCCACCTCCGTGGCCCCCTTCCTCGCCGCCCAGCTGGCCGGCACCGCCGTCGGCCTCGGCCTGGTCACCGCCTGCTTCGGCCGCCCGGCCCCCGGGAGCGAGGACGAGGCCGTCGTCCCCCACGCCGGGCAGCAGCCCGCAGCCCCCACCCGTTCCGCCGAAGAAAGCGCCCTGACCCGATGA
- a CDS encoding ArsR/SmtB family transcription factor has protein sequence MSKQAGLPVLGQDDAACCAPMVREPLGEQDATELSRMFKALSDPIRLRLLSLIASHEGGEACVCDLTGPFDVSQPTISHHLKVLREAGLVGSERRGTWVYYWVLPAALAKLSALLETPSVPAQAPA, from the coding sequence ATGTCGAAACAAGCTGGTCTGCCGGTGCTCGGACAGGACGATGCGGCGTGCTGTGCGCCGATGGTCCGCGAGCCGCTGGGCGAACAGGACGCGACCGAGCTGTCGCGGATGTTCAAGGCGCTGTCGGACCCGATCCGGCTGCGGCTGCTGTCGCTGATCGCCTCCCACGAGGGCGGCGAGGCGTGCGTGTGTGACCTCACCGGCCCGTTCGACGTCTCCCAGCCGACCATCTCCCACCACCTGAAGGTGCTGCGGGAGGCCGGGCTGGTCGGCTCCGAGCGGCGCGGCACCTGGGTGTACTACTGGGTGCTGCCCGCGGCCCTGGCGAAGCTGTCCGCCCTGCTCGAGACCCCCTCCGTGCCCGCGCAGGCCCCCGCGTGA
- a CDS encoding ArsI/CadI family heavy metal resistance metalloenzyme produces the protein MSRIQLALRVADLEASIAFYSKLFGAEPAKRREGYANFAIAEPPLKLVLIEGETGEDTRLDHLGVEVASTEEVTAATTRLKETGLATFEENDTSCCYALQDKVWVTGPGKEPWEVYVVKADADSLGKSAASTPEACCGTTACCTPDEQAADPARTPAEAKAATGCACGS, from the coding sequence ATGTCCCGCATTCAGCTCGCCCTGCGTGTCGCCGACCTCGAAGCCTCGATCGCCTTCTACTCCAAGCTGTTCGGCGCCGAGCCCGCCAAGCGCCGCGAGGGCTACGCCAACTTCGCCATCGCCGAGCCCCCGCTGAAGCTGGTCCTCATCGAGGGCGAGACGGGGGAGGACACCCGCCTGGACCACCTCGGCGTCGAGGTCGCCTCCACCGAGGAGGTCACCGCGGCCACCACCCGGCTCAAGGAGACGGGCCTGGCGACCTTCGAGGAGAACGACACCTCCTGCTGCTACGCCCTGCAGGACAAGGTGTGGGTCACCGGTCCCGGCAAGGAGCCGTGGGAGGTCTACGTCGTCAAGGCCGACGCCGACAGCCTCGGCAAGAGCGCCGCGTCCACCCCCGAGGCCTGCTGCGGCACCACCGCCTGCTGCACCCCCGACGAACAGGCTGCCGACCCGGCGCGGACCCCGGCCGAGGCCAAGGCCGCCACCGGCTGCGCCTGCGGCAGCTGA
- a CDS encoding SDR family oxidoreductase gives MRIAVAGATGNIGALTVAALEQAGHHVVRISRSLGVDLTTGDGLDAALTGVEAVVDATNCTATDRDEAVAYFGTTTRALLAAGERAGVRHHVLLSIVALDRVEGNAHYAGKREQERLVTEGPVPWTIVPATQFHDFAAMVTSWTERDGTATVAPLLIQPIAPADVADILAEIATGAPQGRYREVAGPEPQDLVDMARRTNDARGRTVKLVPTWSALFGPAMAGEVLLPRAGARLAPTTFDEWLAQQR, from the coding sequence ATGCGGATCGCCGTCGCCGGAGCGACCGGGAACATCGGGGCCCTCACCGTCGCCGCCCTGGAACAGGCCGGACACCACGTCGTGCGCATCAGCCGCTCCCTCGGCGTGGACCTGACCACCGGCGACGGCCTCGACGCCGCCCTGACCGGAGTCGAGGCCGTCGTGGACGCCACCAACTGCACGGCGACCGACCGGGACGAAGCGGTGGCGTACTTCGGCACCACCACCCGGGCGCTGCTCGCCGCCGGGGAACGGGCCGGTGTCCGCCACCACGTGCTGCTCTCGATCGTTGCCCTCGACCGTGTCGAAGGCAACGCGCACTACGCCGGCAAGCGCGAGCAGGAGCGTCTCGTGACCGAGGGGCCGGTGCCGTGGACGATCGTCCCGGCCACCCAGTTCCACGACTTCGCCGCGATGGTGACGAGCTGGACCGAGCGGGACGGCACCGCCACCGTCGCGCCCCTGCTCATCCAGCCGATCGCGCCCGCGGACGTGGCCGACATCCTCGCCGAGATCGCCACGGGCGCACCGCAGGGGCGTTACCGCGAGGTCGCTGGTCCCGAGCCGCAGGACCTGGTGGACATGGCCCGGCGCACCAACGACGCGCGCGGCCGTACGGTCAAGCTCGTACCGACGTGGTCGGCACTGTTCGGCCCGGCGATGGCCGGTGAGGTGCTGCTGCCCCGTGCGGGCGCCCGCCTCGCGCCGACCACCTTCGACGAGTGGCTCGCACAGCAGCGATAG
- a CDS encoding MarR family winged helix-turn-helix transcriptional regulator gives MESEQEARWLAPEESEAWLALWTMTVWLPVRLDAQLRQDSALSLPEYHALSQISMAPDRTLRLSELAAVANMTLSHLSRVVSRLEKAGWVRRVTDPTDGRYTLARLTDEGWHKVAAAAPEHVDAVRRYVFDRLTPEQRQALGEAAAHIVEALDPPGFARA, from the coding sequence ATGGAGTCCGAGCAGGAAGCGCGCTGGCTCGCGCCGGAGGAGTCCGAGGCGTGGCTCGCGCTCTGGACGATGACGGTGTGGCTGCCCGTGCGGCTGGACGCGCAGCTTCGCCAGGACTCTGCCCTGAGCCTCCCCGAGTACCACGCGCTCTCGCAGATCTCGATGGCGCCGGACCGGACGCTCCGGCTCAGCGAGCTCGCGGCCGTCGCGAACATGACGCTGTCCCACCTGTCGCGTGTCGTGTCGCGCCTGGAGAAGGCCGGCTGGGTGCGGCGCGTCACGGACCCCACCGACGGCCGGTACACCCTCGCCAGGCTGACCGACGAGGGATGGCACAAGGTCGCCGCCGCGGCACCCGAGCACGTCGACGCCGTGCGCCGCTACGTGTTCGACAGGCTCACGCCCGAGCAGCGGCAGGCCCTGGGCGAGGCGGCGGCCCACATCGTCGAGGCTCTCGACCCACCGGGATTCGCGCGAGCCTGA
- a CDS encoding aldo/keto reductase: MTAGVQTDLVSVPRTDFTSVPLVLGGNTFGWTSGREESFAVLDAYVRAGGTLVDTADVYSVWAEGHTGGESETILGDWMAARGNRDDVVVATKVGMLPPFDKQDRGTVTRALDASLKRLRTDHVDLFYSHQDDENVAIEDQAATYDALVRSGKVRHIALSNHTPERMLRWFEHATAENLAVPVAIQPQYNLVFRKDHEQGYRPVAERFDAAVFPYFSLAAGFLTGKYRSLADLEGRARQGQAHGYVSEPGLKVVAEVVRVAEAHAAEPATVALAWLLAKGVTAPIASARTVEQLPALLAAPSLRLTEADLAALDAVSQPFA; the protein is encoded by the coding sequence GTGACAGCCGGCGTCCAGACCGATCTCGTCTCCGTCCCGCGCACCGATTTCACCTCGGTTCCGCTCGTCCTCGGCGGCAACACCTTCGGCTGGACCTCCGGCCGTGAGGAGTCGTTCGCCGTGCTCGACGCCTACGTCCGGGCCGGCGGCACACTCGTCGACACGGCCGACGTCTACTCGGTCTGGGCGGAGGGCCACACCGGCGGCGAGTCCGAGACGATCCTGGGTGACTGGATGGCCGCACGCGGCAACCGCGACGACGTCGTCGTCGCCACCAAGGTCGGCATGCTCCCGCCGTTCGACAAGCAGGACCGCGGCACCGTCACCCGGGCGCTCGACGCCTCCCTGAAGCGCCTGCGCACCGACCACGTCGACCTCTTCTACTCCCACCAGGACGACGAGAACGTGGCGATCGAGGACCAGGCCGCGACCTACGACGCGCTCGTCCGCTCCGGCAAGGTCCGTCACATCGCGCTCTCCAACCACACGCCCGAGCGCATGCTCCGCTGGTTCGAGCACGCGACCGCGGAGAACCTCGCCGTGCCGGTGGCGATCCAGCCGCAGTACAACCTCGTCTTCCGCAAGGACCACGAGCAGGGCTACCGTCCGGTCGCCGAGCGGTTCGACGCCGCCGTCTTCCCCTACTTCTCCCTGGCCGCGGGCTTCCTGACCGGCAAGTACCGTTCCCTCGCCGACCTCGAGGGCCGGGCCCGCCAGGGCCAGGCCCACGGTTACGTCTCCGAACCCGGCCTGAAGGTCGTCGCCGAGGTCGTCCGCGTCGCCGAGGCGCACGCCGCCGAGCCGGCCACGGTCGCCCTCGCGTGGCTGCTCGCGAAGGGCGTCACCGCGCCCATCGCCTCGGCCCGCACCGTCGAGCAGCTTCCGGCTCTCCTGGCCGCGCCGTCGCTGCGGCTCACCGAGGCCGACCTCGCCGCTCTCGACGCCGTGTCGCAGCCCTTCGCCTGA